TCAATTTGAGACTGATTAAATCCCCTAGAATGTCGCCCCAATCAGCCAAAGGCACTCCGGCAAGTTCGGTATTAATTTCTTTTCCTTCGGGGCTAAGAAACCTAATTTTGGTGATGTCATAATCCCCTGTTTCGTTGCTGTAATCCACGGGTTGCCAATTTAGGCGACTGGCTAACCAACCTAAATACATCAGGGCTTGGGTTTTATTACCTTTTTCGTAATCCACTACCACTTGGTCAACTTCCCAAATGGCACTACGGCGCTCTGGGGGATCAAATGCTTCGGCGGTTAGCTCCTGCCATGGGGCAATTCTAGCCCAGTTGAGGTCGATAATGGGGGTATCTTGGGCGAGGAATTGGGCGATACGTTCTAATTCGGCGGTGGGTTCAACAAAGGTGCTAGAGTCGATTATGAGCCGATCGCACTCAGCCTTTAACCGTTGAAATAAACTATAATCAGTATCGATACCGGCCTTCCACCAGACATATTTAGGCAACTCAGGAATCATTAACTCTGAAATTACCCCCCCGATGCGCTCGAGGGCAGAAGAAACCCCCGTAACGTTGATATACTCACAACAGATCAAGCTATTGGAAGAACGCTTATTAACAGGGCAGTAGGCGGATACTTGGGCTTTTACCCCCCTATCTTCCCCCGTGGTAGGGCATAAAGTAATAATTCTACAGGGGTTCACAGAGGCGATCGCATCTGCCATTCCAGCCCCTTCCCCATCAGGAGAATACTGTTTGAGAATGGATTGATCCCGTAAATTAACCTTACCCTCCTCCTCAAAAGTCTCATATTCCTGCTGTAAACGAGCTAATAAATCAGCACTAGAAACCCCCGTCACCTCAAAACCATATTCCTTTTGAGCCGCCTTGATAGCAGAAGTAGTACGAGGCCCGGCGATACCATCCACAGGCCCAGTATAAAAACCCAACGCCGCCAAAAGAGGCTGGGTAGGCTCGGGCTCATATACCAAAAAACTGAACGTAGAAGCCCTAGTGGCCGCCAATCCCTCACTATTGCCCGTATAAGTTTGCCAAATTTGCCTTAACTCACGGTCAATGTAATCGAGATCAACATCTTTAGGCGCTTGTAAAGAAACTAAAGGAGTAGTAGTCATAATGAATAATTGCTAATAATAATTGATCATAAACAAAGAAAAAAAATAGATCACCCCTTTCTTACAAACGGCGCCATCTTCTGCCATCACGGTTAAGCAAAAATTCCGCCTCGGGAGGTTGCCATGTACCAGCTTCATAAAAAGGCACCGAATCAGGAGCAGAAGGAGCATCCCAAGCCGTCAGGGCAGGGGTAACAATCCGCCAAGCCTCTTCCACCTCATCGGCACGGGTAAACAAAGTTTGATCCCCTAACATACAATCCAATAACAAACGATGATAGGCATCTGCCGTGGCTACCCCAAAAGAAGAACCATAACTAAAATCCATATCCACCGTGCGGGTACGTAACTCAGCCCCCGGCACCTTCGCCTCAAACCGTAGAGAAATTCCTTCATTAGGTTGAATCCTCAATGCCAGAATATTGGGGTTGGTTTGTTGTGCCGCCGAAGGGAAAATCGTTAAAGGTACATTTTTAAACTGAATGGCAATCTCGGAAACCTTTTTCGGCAAACGTTTTCCTGTACGTAGATAAAAAGGCACACCCTGCCAACGCCAATTATCGATCATCAACTTTAGTGCCACAAAAGTAGGGGTAGTGGATTCAGAGTTAACCCCACTTTCTTCCCGATAACCCGGCACAGGTTTCCCTTTCATCCATCCTGCGGTGTATTGTCCCCGAATGGCACTTTTTTCCAAATTTTTAATATCAGCCAAACGGGTAGATTGTAAAACCTTCACCTTTTCTCCCCTAATGCTATCGGCATTAATACCGTTGGGGGCTTCCATGGCCGTTAAACAGAACAACTGTAAGAGGTGATTTTGCACCATATCCCTCAGCGCCCCTGCTGACTCATAATAACCTGCCCTTTCTTCTACCCCAACGGTTTCGGCTACGGTGATTTGAATGTTATCCACATAATTACGATTCCATAACGGCTCAAAAATGGCGTTAGCAAACCTAAACACCATCAAATTTTGTACCGTTTCTTTACCAAGATAATGATCAATGCGGTATATTTGTTCCTCTCGACAGACTTTCTGGACAATGCTGTTTAATACTTGCGCACTGCTTAAGTCTTTCCCAAAGGGCTTTTCAATCACTAAACGATGTTTGAGGGGATCTTTTAACATCCCTGCGGCACCTAGTTGCTTGATGGCAGGGGGAAAAAATTGCGGTGATACTGCCAAATAAAAAACTCTGTTTCCCCTTGTTCCTCTTTTGCCGTCTAATTCTTCGAGAAAACCTTTTAGTTTATCATAACTTTCAGGCTCATCCATATTACCAGGGCAGTAATATAAACCTTCGGCAAAATCATTCCATAATTCCTCGTTGGCGATGCCATCGGAAAATTCCTCAATGCCCTGTCGCATCTGCTCACGAAAATAGTCATGACTCCATTCCCGCCTCGCCACTCCAACAATGGTCATTTCACCAGGTAATCTACCCTCTTTTTTTAATTGATATAAGGCCGGTACTAATTTTCTTTGGGTCAAGTCTCCTGAAGCCCCGAAAATTGTCAGAATAAGAGGCTCTGGAGTTTTAGCTTGTTTTAAACCCGCTCTTAAGGGGTTTTCTTGTAGTGTAACCATTATGCTTTTGTCCTTGAACAACCACTCTCATTCTAGTTTCTCTGTTTGAATGTGGGTCAATTTGTTGGACTATGTAAAGTTTTGTTACGTTCTTATTTTATTTGATTTTCTAGTCCACAATAGGCGGCATAGGTAAGGGCGATCGCATCTACACTGTCATCAATGGGCAAAGATTCGATGTGAAAAATGTTTTGTAGAGCTTCGGCAACTTCATTTTTTGTAGCCTTGCCATGAACTAAATGGGCTTTCCAACTAGATTGATGTAAAAAAATCGGGTTAATTTTCCCCTCCCGATAACACACCAAATGAATTACCCCCAATGCCTGTAAAACCCCCCCAGCCGCTTTTATCTGACGACTAAAAAAAGGCATTTCGATGGCCACATGGTGGGGTTTAAACTCTTGAAATAAACCATTAAAGTCATCTTCGATTTCTTGTAACCTTTCTCCCGTTGATTGTTTTTTGCTGGTTTCAATGATGCCATAGTCAATTAGAGAAGGGCTAACCATGTCATCCCCTTCTAACACCGCCCAACCAATAATGGCTAACCCAGGATCAATTCCTAACCAAATCATATATTTAAAACGTGATAAAGTGTGTTCCCATCAAAAAACCGCCCCCATCAAACACAAGAGCGGTTTTTATTATTGCATTGTTAAAGAATGATTTAAACTCTAACAATCATTAAAAAAATTTAATTAAACGAAATTATAAAGAAGAACCTACACCAGCATAAGCACCATAGAAAAATAATGCTAACACCGCTAAAGCACCCATTCCAGCAACGGTGCCAACAATCCATAAAGGAATTCTTGCGTCTCCCATAATCCGAACCTCCTAAATAATAAAATAGTTGATATTAGTTGAAAAAGTAGCTAGAAAATAGAATGCCAAGGGTGGCAATCATTAACAAACCTAAGAATAAAGAAGTACGGTTTAATTCTACGCTTTGCTTATTGGGATTTTGATTTCTTTCCATTGATAACTCCTATCTTTGAATAAACTGCATAGCGGTAATTGCACCTACGAAGAAGACAGAAGGTACACCAAGGGTGTGTACTGCTAACCATCTAACGGTGAAAATAGGATAAGATACTGGTTGATTAGGGCTATTGCTGCTAGTCATAGTTATTTTTACCTTGTGATATTAATTACTTATTAAATTGGTCAATTTGTTGATTGGCTTCATAGCGATCGCTAATGATCGGTAATTCTTCACGGGTTTGGGTAAAATATTCATCAGGGCGAGGGGTGCCAAATGCGTCATAGGCTAACCCGGTGCTGACAAATAACCAACCTGCAATGAATAACATGGGGATTGTAATGCTATGGATTACCCAGTAGCGGACGCTGGTTACAATATCAGAAAATGGACGTTCTCCTGTATCTCCTGCCATGGGAAACTGTTTCCTCCTACAATATTTTTTTGGTTAAATGTATTTATCTAATTTACTATATCGAAGTACCTTTGTTCAGAACAATTCTCGCAAATGGAACAATGATTACTTTGTCTGTCATTTGCTAAATTTATCATTTAATTTTTCTGATTCGATAGTTAAGTACTGTTAAGTAAATTATATCATAATCATAGGAAAAAGATTTAATTCTTAATGTCCTGTCAATTTGTTCATTTTACGCTCAAGGGTTTTATTTTATGGTGTTTCTAGTCTTTGCTTAATAATTCTTCATATATTACAGTGTTAAAAAAGTTAAACTTTCTTCTCATAATTCTTTTATCTCAAGTTCGGATAATTCCTTATAAATATTGCCCACTTTTCTTTTATTTATCAAAAATCGTTTATGGCACTACCAGAAACCATTGCTCTTGTGAGAATAACCAATCAATCGTGGCAAACGGGTAAAATATACGGTGAAATAGAGGCCGGTAGCTATCAATGGCAGTTTGAGTGGCAGTTTTTGCAGGGTAAGTTATCTGTTAAACCTACCCTTGGACGCAGTTTGATTCAAGAGCCTTTAGCTCGTTTTCTTGAACATTGTGATTATCAGTTGGAAGTTGGGGGTGATTATCATTTTGCGGTTCGGGCAAAACTTTAAATTTTGATCATTAATAATTAAGGTTTTTTATAAGAATATTATTCGGGAATATCAAATAATACTTTGTTCATATAAGTTTCTGCCCAATCAATTCCAAATGCTTTTTCAAGAATTTTACGGGTTTTATCGTTTTTTTGTTGCTGTTGACAATAATGTTTTTGTCCTTGTAAATAAATATTTTTTTCAGTTTCTATTACTGGTTTAGAGGCGATCGCCCCTTGACAGTGAATAGTTAAAAAATGGATTACCCTATCTAAAAATTTTTGTTCTTCTTGGACATCGGTGGGGCGAATAAAAAGACAATAGGGAGAAAAAATATCGCCCCAAGGGGGTAATTCTCGGACATCCTGAAAATTAGGATTATCCACATTAGCCAATTTTTCATCATAAAAAGGAGATAAGGTTTTATCACCACTGGTAGGGGATAAATCTACAATGGCGGCACTAATGCCCCTTTTCCCTGCCACAATATCACAACCAAACATGGGTAAGGGATACTCTGGTTTAGGAAACATTACACAATGAAGAATATCAAGGTTTTCTCCTACCTTAGCCAATTCTAGGTGCATCTTGCGAAATTCTCGACTTTGAAAACAACAGTTTTGGATAGTGAGTCTTTCTCCCTCTAATTTTCCCTCTACATAGCCTAATTCTTCTGGTAATTGAAATGGGGATAGTTCTAAGTGCGATCGCCACGTATCCACAATACCATCACCCAATTGATTAATAAGAGGGTGTAACCTTTCCTTAAGGTCAGATTTAAAAACTTGACTCATCTTAAACTTGTACTTTTATAATGGTTATTCGTTATCATTCAGTTAACAGTGTACAAAAAAACTGATCTCCCAACCTTTTCATTATGTAACAACCATAGGAGCATAAATTTATGTTTGGCTTAGGCATTCCCGAAATAGCAATTATCTTGGTAGTAGCAATCCTCATTTTTGGTCCAAAAAAACTACCAGAATTGGGTAATGCTTTGGGTAAAAGTTTAAGGGGATTTAAAGAAGAAATCAACAACAAACCCGAAAACGAAGAAGACATTGAAAAAGACTATTAACCATGGATAAAGACACCCGTTTCGCCCTGTTAGTAATAGGTTTACCCTTTCTTGGGTTGGTTTACTGCCTATTAATTGTCGGGGTGATGATGACATCAAGCATCGCCCAAGATAACCCCGTTACCACAGGAATTATTTTTGGAGTAATTCCCCTCGCTACGGCTATGTATTTTTGGATTAGTGCTTCTGCAAAAGCATATAAAAAGAAAAAATAATCTTTATGGGGGGAAACAACTAAACCTCATTGTCCATAAACTTCATCAGTTTGGATTAGGTATTAGTAAATTAGGAATTAAGTAGAGAATCAATAATAATAAGATATAAATAGCTATTCTCCACAAAATTACTTAAAAATAGCAAATAAAAGTTTTTAAAAAAAACCTAAAGTCTAAAACCTATCCATCACTAAAAATTTCTGAAACAAATTCAGATTAATTGATATTTTCCACCCCAAACAAGATCATAATAAACCAACAAAATGTAAAGGGCCATGACCACTCATCAACTCAAGTAATAAGGCCATAAAGCCCAACATGGCTAAACGTCCATTCCATACCTCAGCGGCGGTGGTTAAACCCCATTCCCACTTCTCTTGGGGATACATTTTCATGTTTTTCTTAGGATGGGTAACTTGATCAAAGCGTAACGGGTTTTTATCTAGGGCTTCGGTGGTTAAGTTACAAAGAGCATCGATAAATTCGGGGTGAGTGTTGGGGGCAGGTACTCTTTTAAAATTGCTGATTCCTGCTTCTTCTGCCACTTCTCGATATTCAAGATCAATTTCTTGTAATGTTTCGATATGCTCAGATACGAAGCTGATGGGGACTACCAATAAATCTTGAATTTGTTGTTGCCCTAATTCCATTAAAGCATCTTCGGTGTAGGGCTTAAGCCATTCTACTGGTCCTACTTTACTTTGATAAGCTAAAGTATAGGGATTATTGGTGTTTAAGTTAGCCATAATTAACTCTGTACACCGTTCAATTTCTTCTTGGTAGGGATCTCCTGCTTCAGTTACGTAGCTTTTAGGCACTCCATGGGCGCTAAAGAAAATATGAACATGATCAGGATTTTCAAACTGTTCTAGCTCCTGTTTAATTAAATCTGTCATGGAAGCTAGATAATTCTGATGATCGTACCATGAAGGAACGAGGGTATATTCAATGTTTTGTAGTTCTCTATCTGTGGCCCACATTTCCTCTAATACTCGGAAGCTAGAACCGCTGGTACTGATGGAAAAATGGGGATAAAGGGGTAGGATAACTAATTTTTGCACGTTATCGGCTTTGATTTGGGCGATCGCCTCCTCGGTGAAAGGATGCCAATATCTCATGCCCACATATACTTTAATATCTTCTCCTTGCTCTTGTAACTTACTTTGTAAAGCCTGAGCTTGAGCTTCTGTAATTTGTAGTAATGGTGAACCTCCCCCAATTTCCTTATAATTTTCCTCTGATTTTTTACTTCTGAGGGTAGAAATCAACCATGCAAGGGGTTTTTGTAAGAGGGGAGATGGTAGGCGGATAATTTCGGGATCAGAAAATAGATTGTAAAGGAAGGGACGTACATCCTCTAGCTTTTCTGGTCCACCTAAATTTAACAATAATACTCCTGTCCGAGCCATAATATTAATATTGATTTTTTTTAAGTTTCTTTACTAAGTGTAACAATATCTTATTGTCGCTTTTAATTTGTGAATGAAATGATACTTATTTAATCTTAATTTTAGGAATTATTATGATAATGATAACTTTTTTTGACAAAAAACTTCACAGAAGTTCATTCTTAATTTAATTTAGTAATTATGGATACTTTACAGAATAACCATTGTTCATCCATAAGTAGGTCATGACTAACTAGAATTATTAGCAATAAAGTGGAATTTATGATAAGTACGCTCAATGACTTATATAAAGTCTGCTTGATCACTTACAAATTAGTAATATCAATATCTTAGTTCAATTTATTGAACGAACCATCCTTAGCCGTGTAATTCATTACACGGTGGGGGTGCAAAAATACTAATAATTTATCTCCACTGATAGACGATAAATTTCGCTGCGAGATAAGTTAGTTAATTTCGCCAGTTGCTTACTTGCTTCACTTTTGCTGATGCCTTCATTTATTAATTTTCTGAGCTTGTCTTTAATTTCTTCCTGCGATAGTTGCTCAGATTCTTGATTCTCATTTCCCGCCACGATAATAGTATATTCTCCCCTCGGTTCTTTTTCTTGGTAAAGTGCGATCGCACCTTCCACCGTACCCCGCCAAAAATCCTCATGTAGCTTAGTCAACTCCCGTGCAAGGGTAATTTGTCGTAAAGCCCCAAACACCCCTAAGAAATCCTCCAAAGTGCGCCTCAATCGATGGGGAGATTCATAAAAAATTAACGTACGTTTTTCCCCCCCTAACTCCGACAACAAACCATCCCGTAACTTCTTCTTCGTAGGCAAAAAACCTTCAAAAACAAATCTTTCCGTAGATAAACCAGAAGCAATTAAACCACTAATACCAGCATTTGCCCCTGGAATAGGTACAACTTGTATATTTTCCTCAATACAAGCCCTAACCATATTGTAGCCCGGATCAGAAATTGCAGGAGTTCCAGCATCCGTCACCAAAGCAATACTCTCCCCCCCCTTAAGTCGAGGAATAAACTCCGCCACCCGACTTTGAAAATTATGCTGATGATAACTAACCATAGGAGTCTTCACCTGAAAATGATGTAATAACTTACCCGTATGGCGAGTATCCTCCGCCCCAATCAAATCAACCGATTCCAACACCTTTAACCCCCGAAAAGTCATATCCTCAAGATTACCGATGGGAGTTGCCACTAGATAAAGTATGCCTGTCAATGTAAAATCCTAGAAGTAACACAAAAAATCTCATGAACCAGTTTACCATTAACCTCAACCAAGGCTCAGTTTCCTTCAACTTTAGCCAAGACGCCGCCCAAAAACTTAGACAAGAAATCAATCTACTAATACAGAGTTTAAAAGATAACCCCCAAGCCAGTACAAAACCCAGTGCTAAAAAACCCATGGAATATCAACACACAGGGGAAGTGTTTTTAGAAGTTTTTTGTAACCCCAATATTTACCCCAGCCCCTTCGCCGCCAAAGTTTTAATTACCATCAGAGATGAGCGTTTAAGGATAACATCTGAAGCAGAATTAACCCGTTTAATTGAAGACTTAGAGCAATATTTGCAATAGGTTTGCAATAAGTTATAGATAATATACTTCGTTAGTTCAATTTATCGAACAATAACTATTCGCCGTGTAATAAATTACACGGTAGGTAATGATAAATCTTATAAATATTTCTATCTATGCCAGATAAACCAAGTTTCTAACAAACTACACTTTAAAGGATGATATTTTTTCATAATTTTCTGCTCTAACCGATTAATAATATCCTTAATAAAATCATCACTAATAGACATCTTAAATAAAAAATCAATACTACTATCTTTTTTGATTAACATAGCAACTATATTAACCAACAATTCTGCTTTATATCCCCAACAATGACATCCTAAAAATTTGCGATTTTTACTAACAATTAACTTAACAAAAAACGCCTTTCTTTCTAAATCAAAAGGCGATAAAAAGCTATCATTAATAATAAAACTATCCCAACTATCTCCATATAGACTTTTTACTTGAGATTCATTATAACCAACCCTAAAAATTCCTTTACTGACATTAAGATTATAGGGAATTACATCATAATTTATCTGATGAATCTTCAAAAATAAAATATTATCAATGGCAATCCGTAATTCTTCCTTGACAATATTTAAACAACCATATCCTCCCAAAATATTACCTACACTATAAATTTTATTATAGCTAGTTTGCAACTTACTATTAACAATAATACTATTATGTAATTTATCAACTTTTATAAATTTTTTATCCTGTAATGTGATCAACTTAAAATTAAATTTCCTTTCCAAAAAATCATTACTAATAATAATTTCTTCACCTTCTATGGCTGTGTTTCCTGCCTGAATCCATTTACTATTGTTAATAGACTTAACCTGATTAACTTGATAATCACTTAATACATTAACGCCTATGCTTTCTAACTCACATTGAATCAAAAAAGTAATATCTTCATCTTCCCAAGGCAAAATATGTTTTTGTGTTGTTAATAAAGTCACTTTTTTTTGATAACGACTCAATAAACCACAAATGTTAATAGCTACTTCGTCATCACCAATCACCACCAAATTATTAGGTAATGAATCTATATCGCATAATTGAAAAATATCGTAACCCGTTAAATAATTAATATCTTCTATTCCCAACCAATCAGGATGCTGATAATTATATAAAGGAGAGGTAATAATATAACCATTAGCCATTAAAATATCTTGTTTTGTTTTAATAGCAGTTTGATTATTTTCTAAAACAAACTCAAAATCAGAAAAAATAACGTCAACTTCTAAACCTTCCAACTCAGGTAATAATTTACTTTCAATTAATAGCTTTTTTTCTTCAAGAATATCTTGCCTATTATGAAAACTATTAGGGGATAAAAGCTGACTTTGTAACTGTTGAAATAAATATTTTTGACCTTCTTCTGTATCAAAATCGACATCAATAATTAGAGCAACTCTTGCCCCTATATTGACAGCATATTTAGCCCCCCAAATAGCCTCTAAACTACCACCAATTAAAATCAAATCATAGGTTAACTTCATGGGAAGTAATCTTAAACCTTAGTTAATAGAGAATCAACCATATTTAAAGCCCTTTCTCCATAGGCTTGATAACGTTCCCGTTTATTTTTGATTTTTTTCTCAAAGGTGGGTAAAATACCAAAATTAGGGGGCATCGGCTGAAAGTGTTTAGCATCCGCAGAGCTGATAAAATCAAACAATGCACCCATCATGGTATAGGGGGATAATACTAAAGGTTCTTGATTTTTATATGCCCTAGCAGCGTTTGTACCGGCTAACCATCCCCCTGCACAGGCGGCAGTATAACCTTCCGTGCCAATGAGTTGTCCTGCGGCAAAAAGGGTTGATCTGGTTTTAAATTGTAAACTAGCATGGAGCAGTTGAGGGGCGTTAAGGAAGGTGTTTTTGTGCATTACTCCCATGCGTACAAATTCGGCGTTTTCTAACCCAGGGATAAGGCGAAATACCCTTTTTTGTTCACCCCAACGAAGGTTAGTTTGAAAACCTACCATATTCCACAGTTGCCCTGCTTTGTCTTCTTGTCGTAGTTGTACCACGGCATAGGGGCGTTTATCTTTGTTTTCCCGAAAGTCACCAAGACGGGAATCAAATAAGCCAATGGGTTTTAGGGGGCCATATCTCATGGTTTCCTCCCCTCTTTGGGCTAATTCTTCGATGGGTAAACAACCTTCAAAAAAGTTTGAGCTTTCCCTATCAAAGTCTTTTAATTCGGCTTGTTCAGCGTTACATAATTCTTGCCAAAAGTTGATATACTGTTCTTTATTCATGGGGCAGTTGAGATAAGCCGCTTCTCCTTTGTCGTAACGGGAGGCAAGAAAGGCGATGTCTTGATTAATGGATTCACCGACGATGATAGGGCTGGCCGCATCAAAAAAGCTCATATATTCCATGCCCGTTAAGCCTTGTAATTCGGTAGCTAAACTTTCGGTGGTTAGGGGGCCTGTGGCTAAAACTACGATGGTATCGGGGGGTATTGATGTGATTTCCTCCCGTTTAAGGGTGATTAGGGGGTGATTGTCGAGGGTTTGGGTCAAATCTTGGCTAAATACCCCTCTATCCACTGCTAATGCCCCTCCTGCGGGAACTTTATGTTTATCGGCGGTGTGGATAATGATGGAGTTAAGACGGCGTAATTCTTCGTGGAGTAGTCCTGCGGCTCTGTCGGTGGCATCTGCCCCAAAGGAATTACTACAGACTAATTCGGCTAGATGTTGGCTATGGTGCGCTGGGCTATGTTTGACAGGGCGCATTTCGTAGAGGGTGACGGGAATCCCTGCTTGGGCTATTTGCCATGTGGCTTCTGTTCCTGCTAAACCACCACCTATTACGATTATACCTTTTTGGCTCATTATTCTTTGCTTATCTTGTCTGTAGAGTTTATTGGTTTTTATTTTACTTGTTTTAATAGGTATTTGATAGTTTTGAGGAGTTGCATTTTATCTTTAATAAATTCTTCTTTGACGATGTAGGCATCTCCTCCTTGTTTTTGGGCCCAGTGAATGTCAAAGTCTTGGTTTTTTGTGGAGCAAAAGATGACGGGAACTTTTTTGGTGCTGGGATTTTCTTTAATCCATCTACATAGTTCGTAGCCGTTCATTTCGGGCATGACTACGTCGGTGATAACAAGGTTAAATTTTTCGGCTTTTAATACTTCGATCGCCTCTACCCCGTTGGTTGCTTCTGCTACTTGAATATTAAATTGTTTGAGTGTATCACAAATCACCTCTCGGGGAGCATGACTGTCATCAACTACTAAGATTTTAATCATGATTTGATCGATGATGAATAATTAAGAAGAGTAGATCAATTAAAGAATCTGAGCCTTACGGTTTATTATACCTAAAAATGGTTAAATATTTCGTTACTATCTAATAAAACTTCGGAATCAGGGTTACTATTGTCGATCAAAATAATTGGTTTTTCTTCAGTAATTTCACCTATTCTTTTTATTAGGGGGCGATCGCCCTTAATTAATTTTTCGGCTT
The Cyanobacterium stanieri LEGE 03274 genome window above contains:
- the rsmI gene encoding 16S rRNA (cytidine(1402)-2'-O)-methyltransferase, which gives rise to MTGILYLVATPIGNLEDMTFRGLKVLESVDLIGAEDTRHTGKLLHHFQVKTPMVSYHQHNFQSRVAEFIPRLKGGESIALVTDAGTPAISDPGYNMVRACIEENIQVVPIPGANAGISGLIASGLSTERFVFEGFLPTKKKLRDGLLSELGGEKRTLIFYESPHRLRRTLEDFLGVFGALRQITLARELTKLHEDFWRGTVEGAIALYQEKEPRGEYTIIVAGNENQESEQLSQEEIKDKLRKLINEGISKSEASKQLAKLTNLSRSEIYRLSVEINY
- the psbE gene encoding cytochrome b559 subunit alpha, coding for MAGDTGERPFSDIVTSVRYWVIHSITIPMLFIAGWLFVSTGLAYDAFGTPRPDEYFTQTREELPIISDRYEANQQIDQFNK
- a CDS encoding phycocyanobilin:ferredoxin oxidoreductase, which produces MSQVFKSDLKERLHPLINQLGDGIVDTWRSHLELSPFQLPEELGYVEGKLEGERLTIQNCCFQSREFRKMHLELAKVGENLDILHCVMFPKPEYPLPMFGCDIVAGKRGISAAIVDLSPTSGDKTLSPFYDEKLANVDNPNFQDVRELPPWGDIFSPYCLFIRPTDVQEEQKFLDRVIHFLTIHCQGAIASKPVIETEKNIYLQGQKHYCQQQQKNDKTRKILEKAFGIDWAETYMNKVLFDIPE
- a CDS encoding DUF3146 family protein; this translates as MALPETIALVRITNQSWQTGKIYGEIEAGSYQWQFEWQFLQGKLSVKPTLGRSLIQEPLARFLEHCDYQLEVGGDYHFAVRAKL
- the tatA gene encoding twin-arginine translocase TatA/TatE family subunit: MFGLGIPEIAIILVVAILIFGPKKLPELGNALGKSLRGFKEEINNKPENEEDIEKDY
- a CDS encoding photosystem II reaction center protein L; translated protein: MERNQNPNKQSVELNRTSLFLGLLMIATLGILFSSYFFN
- the opcA gene encoding glucose-6-phosphate dehydrogenase assembly protein OpcA, producing MTTTPLVSLQAPKDVDLDYIDRELRQIWQTYTGNSEGLAATRASTFSFLVYEPEPTQPLLAALGFYTGPVDGIAGPRTTSAIKAAQKEYGFEVTGVSSADLLARLQQEYETFEEEGKVNLRDQSILKQYSPDGEGAGMADAIASVNPCRIITLCPTTGEDRGVKAQVSAYCPVNKRSSNSLICCEYINVTGVSSALERIGGVISELMIPELPKYVWWKAGIDTDYSLFQRLKAECDRLIIDSSTFVEPTAELERIAQFLAQDTPIIDLNWARIAPWQELTAEAFDPPERRSAIWEVDQVVVDYEKGNKTQALMYLGWLASRLNWQPVDYSNETGDYDITKIRFLSPEGKEINTELAGVPLADWGDILGDLISLKLSSTNLQADCCTVLCSNTTGCMRMEAGGGAQACRIQQVTSLADQDTEHLLSQQLQAGGKDTLYRESMDVTAQILALRK
- a CDS encoding photosystem II reaction center protein J encodes the protein MGDARIPLWIVGTVAGMGALAVLALFFYGAYAGVGSSL
- a CDS encoding crossover junction endodeoxyribonuclease RuvC, with translation MIWLGIDPGLAIIGWAVLEGDDMVSPSLIDYGIIETSKKQSTGERLQEIEDDFNGLFQEFKPHHVAIEMPFFSRQIKAAGGVLQALGVIHLVCYREGKINPIFLHQSSWKAHLVHGKATKNEVAEALQNIFHIESLPIDDSVDAIALTYAAYCGLENQIK
- the hemH gene encoding ferrochelatase, translating into MARTGVLLLNLGGPEKLEDVRPFLYNLFSDPEIIRLPSPLLQKPLAWLISTLRSKKSEENYKEIGGGSPLLQITEAQAQALQSKLQEQGEDIKVYVGMRYWHPFTEEAIAQIKADNVQKLVILPLYPHFSISTSGSSFRVLEEMWATDRELQNIEYTLVPSWYDHQNYLASMTDLIKQELEQFENPDHVHIFFSAHGVPKSYVTEAGDPYQEEIERCTELIMANLNTNNPYTLAYQSKVGPVEWLKPYTEDALMELGQQQIQDLLVVPISFVSEHIETLQEIDLEYREVAEEAGISNFKRVPAPNTHPEFIDALCNLTTEALDKNPLRFDQVTHPKKNMKMYPQEKWEWGLTTAAEVWNGRLAMLGFMALLLELMSGHGPLHFVGLL
- the psbF gene encoding cytochrome b559 subunit beta; its protein translation is MTSSNSPNQPVSYPIFTVRWLAVHTLGVPSVFFVGAITAMQFIQR
- the zwf gene encoding glucose-6-phosphate dehydrogenase, whose product is MVTLQENPLRAGLKQAKTPEPLILTIFGASGDLTQRKLVPALYQLKKEGRLPGEMTIVGVARREWSHDYFREQMRQGIEEFSDGIANEELWNDFAEGLYYCPGNMDEPESYDKLKGFLEELDGKRGTRGNRVFYLAVSPQFFPPAIKQLGAAGMLKDPLKHRLVIEKPFGKDLSSAQVLNSIVQKVCREEQIYRIDHYLGKETVQNLMVFRFANAIFEPLWNRNYVDNIQITVAETVGVEERAGYYESAGALRDMVQNHLLQLFCLTAMEAPNGINADSIRGEKVKVLQSTRLADIKNLEKSAIRGQYTAGWMKGKPVPGYREESGVNSESTTPTFVALKLMIDNWRWQGVPFYLRTGKRLPKKVSEIAIQFKNVPLTIFPSAAQQTNPNILALRIQPNEGISLRFEAKVPGAELRTRTVDMDFSYGSSFGVATADAYHRLLLDCMLGDQTLFTRADEVEEAWRIVTPALTAWDAPSAPDSVPFYEAGTWQPPEAEFLLNRDGRRWRRL